ATGAGCGACGCGCGTTCCTGAACTTCGAAGACTGAACGGAATACCGCGTTTCCGCGCTTGCTTCGGTAAGCAGGATGATGCTCTTATCACGGCAGATGCCGGACACTGGCACGCAGTTCATCCATTCCTGTTGGGGAAGGCTTTGGTCAAGTGGTTTGCGGTTGTCGCTGCACCGGTGTACTCCATCGCGCTATGGGGTGCCTGGCTGCCGTCATCGGCATCTGCCCAGCAGGCCGGCTACGACGGTGAAGTGGTGACCTGTGAATCACGCGACATGGGCTGGGTGCATTGCGATATCGATGTCAGCAACGGCATCGACCTGGTGCGCCAGCTCTCCAACAGCAGCTGCATCCGTGGCAGCGAATGGGGCACCGACCGCAGTGGCGTGTGGGTCACGCTGGGCTGCCGCGCCGAGTTCCGCGCGCGCCGCGCTGCAGGTGTCGCGCCGGTAGCCAGCGAGGGCAAGCGCCTGGTCCGTCGCGTGGTGCGTTGTGAATCCAATGGCCGCCCGCAGAGTTGCCCGGTGCGCCTGGATGGGGCGCCAGTGCGCCTGCTGCGCCAGCTGTCGGCGCTGCCATGCCGCGAAGGGCAGGGCTGGGGCTACAAGCGCAATGAAGTCTGGACCAGTCGCGGTTGCCAGGGGGACTTCGAAGTGGCTGACGAGGACGGCCGATTCGTTGACGTACCACGCCGGCTGACCTGTGAATCGAAGTCGAAGAAGCGCCGTTTCTGCGGTGCCAGCATCTCGGTTGGTGCCGCTGTCTTCGAGCAGCTGTCCAGCACGCCGTGCGAGGAAGGCAGTACCTGGGGCTGGAGCCGCAACGGCATCTGGGTGGACGGCGGCTGCCGCGCCGAATTCTCGGTGAATTGAGTCCGGGCGGGCTCCAACCCCGGGGGCGTGGCCCTACAATGGGCCCATGAACACTGCCTCAGACATCGACTACGCCCGTTACGACCACATCCGCCCGATCCTGTGGACCGGCGATGCCCTGCAACTGCTGGACCAGCGCAAGCTGCCGTTCGTGGTCGAGCATGTGGTCTGCCATGACAGTGACGAAGTGGCTGCGGCCATCCACGCGTTGACCGTGCGTGGTGCGCC
This genomic window from Stenotrophomonas maltophilia contains:
- a CDS encoding DUF3011 domain-containing protein; amino-acid sequence: MVKWFAVVAAPVYSIALWGAWLPSSASAQQAGYDGEVVTCESRDMGWVHCDIDVSNGIDLVRQLSNSSCIRGSEWGTDRSGVWVTLGCRAEFRARRAAGVAPVASEGKRLVRRVVRCESNGRPQSCPVRLDGAPVRLLRQLSALPCREGQGWGYKRNEVWTSRGCQGDFEVADEDGRFVDVPRRLTCESKSKKRRFCGASISVGAAVFEQLSSTPCEEGSTWGWSRNGIWVDGGCRAEFSVN